In one window of Leifsonia sp. NPDC080035 DNA:
- a CDS encoding LPXTG cell wall anchor domain-containing protein — MSIAEPRVLTRILFSALLVTVALVAAAPAQAAPGESAPCSGQQDVSSCDADGDSIPDEVERVVAGTATGATGREETDGDGVPDWTEVLACGSVSCASATRDSVGDGIPDYARILTCGSATCYTDNADVNGNGVPRWASVVICGTLSCATGHEDYDGDGVSDAVELAACVLPRSNLASTGASIAIWLLVAIAAGLVGTGAVLYRKRALFQAAVSTGAAA, encoded by the coding sequence GTGTCCATTGCCGAGCCTCGCGTCCTGACGCGCATCCTCTTCTCCGCTCTTCTCGTCACCGTCGCGCTGGTCGCCGCGGCGCCGGCCCAGGCCGCGCCCGGGGAATCCGCACCGTGCTCGGGTCAGCAGGATGTGTCGTCGTGCGACGCGGACGGCGACTCCATTCCGGACGAGGTGGAGCGGGTCGTCGCGGGGACGGCGACGGGAGCGACGGGCCGGGAGGAGACCGACGGCGACGGGGTGCCGGACTGGACCGAGGTCCTGGCGTGCGGGAGTGTCTCGTGCGCGTCCGCGACGAGGGACAGCGTGGGCGACGGGATCCCGGACTACGCGCGGATCCTGACCTGCGGTTCGGCGACCTGCTACACGGACAACGCGGATGTGAACGGCAACGGGGTGCCGCGGTGGGCGTCCGTGGTGATCTGCGGCACGCTCTCGTGCGCCACCGGGCACGAGGACTACGACGGTGACGGCGTCTCGGACGCGGTCGAGCTGGCGGCGTGCGTGCTGCCCCGCTCGAACCTGGCGTCGACGGGCGCGTCGATCGCGATCTGGCTCTTGGTCGCGATCGCGGCCGGGCTGGTCGGCACGGGTGCGGTGCTGTACCGCAAGCGTGCGCTGTTCCAGGCGGCAGTCTCCACGGGCGCGGCCGCCTGA
- the rplA gene encoding 50S ribosomal protein L1 produces the protein MAQKSKAYRAAAEKIEAGKYYTPTEAVTLAKETGSAKFNSTVEVALKLGVDPRKADQMVRGTVILPHGTGKTARVIVFATGPAAEAAIAAGADEVGGSDLIEKVAGGYTDFDAAVSTPELMGQVGRLGKVLGPRGLMPNPKTGTVTPDVAKAVSDIKGGKIEFRVDKHANVHFVVGKAGFTAEQLDENIKAALEEVMRLKPSAAKGRYIQKGAVSTTFGPGIPLDVNAI, from the coding sequence ATGGCACAGAAGTCCAAGGCTTACCGGGCCGCGGCCGAGAAGATCGAGGCCGGTAAGTACTACACCCCCACCGAGGCCGTCACCCTGGCGAAGGAGACCGGTTCGGCGAAGTTCAACTCGACCGTCGAGGTCGCGCTGAAGCTCGGCGTCGACCCGCGCAAGGCGGACCAGATGGTCCGCGGTACCGTCATTCTTCCTCACGGTACCGGTAAGACCGCGCGCGTCATCGTGTTCGCGACCGGTCCGGCCGCCGAGGCCGCGATCGCCGCGGGCGCCGACGAGGTCGGCGGCTCCGACCTGATCGAGAAGGTCGCCGGCGGTTACACCGACTTCGACGCGGCCGTCTCCACCCCGGAGCTCATGGGCCAGGTCGGTCGTCTCGGTAAGGTGCTCGGCCCGCGCGGCCTGATGCCGAACCCGAAGACCGGCACCGTGACCCCGGACGTCGCGAAGGCCGTCTCCGACATCAAGGGCGGAAAGATCGAGTTCCGCGTCGACAAGCACGCCAACGTGCACTTCGTCGTCGGCAAGGCGGGCTTCACCGCCGAGCAGCTCGACGAGAACATCAAGGCCGCCCTCGAAGAGGTCATGCGTCTCAAGCCGTCCGCCGCGAAGGGTCGTTACATCCAGAAGGGCGCCGTGTCGACCACGTTCGGCCCGGGCATCCCGCTGGACGTCAACGCTATCTGA
- the nusG gene encoding transcription termination/antitermination protein NusG has product MSETNRDDVDWATAAEQSSEDDEAQTGNVLARDEDSVDAAEHEALHVVTEDGTEVDLDAVLDAMAEAVDPEADRAVDEALEVDSAEEAEAAAEAVEDEDEVAADPYEEFRAELRSKIGKWYVIHSYAGFERRVKSNIENRMVSMNMEDFIFEVQVPMEDVVEIKNGQRKMVNRVRIPGYVLVRMDLNEDSWSVVRHTPGVTGFVGNAHNPTPLRFEEAFSMLKSLVQVEAAPAKGAAKGQKAAARVIPAEVDFEIGETITIKEGSFAGLPGSISEIKPESGKLTVLVSLFERETPVELSFDQVTKL; this is encoded by the coding sequence GTGTCTGAGACGAATCGCGACGACGTGGACTGGGCGACCGCTGCCGAGCAGTCCTCCGAAGACGACGAGGCGCAGACCGGCAACGTGCTGGCACGCGACGAGGACTCCGTCGACGCGGCCGAGCACGAGGCTCTCCACGTCGTGACGGAGGACGGCACCGAGGTCGATCTCGACGCCGTGCTGGATGCGATGGCCGAGGCCGTCGACCCCGAGGCCGACCGCGCCGTCGACGAGGCCCTCGAGGTGGACTCCGCCGAGGAGGCCGAGGCTGCTGCCGAGGCGGTCGAGGACGAGGACGAGGTCGCAGCCGACCCGTACGAGGAGTTCCGCGCCGAGCTGCGCTCCAAGATCGGCAAGTGGTACGTCATCCACTCGTACGCCGGCTTCGAGCGCCGCGTGAAGTCCAACATCGAGAACCGCATGGTCTCGATGAACATGGAGGACTTCATCTTCGAGGTCCAGGTCCCCATGGAGGACGTGGTCGAGATCAAGAACGGCCAGCGCAAGATGGTCAACCGCGTGCGCATCCCCGGCTACGTGCTCGTGCGCATGGACCTGAACGAGGACAGCTGGTCCGTCGTCCGCCACACCCCGGGCGTGACCGGCTTCGTCGGCAACGCCCACAACCCGACTCCGCTGCGCTTCGAAGAGGCCTTCTCGATGCTGAAGAGCCTCGTGCAGGTCGAGGCGGCTCCGGCCAAGGGCGCCGCGAAGGGCCAGAAGGCCGCAGCGCGCGTCATCCCCGCCGAGGTCGACTTCGAGATCGGCGAGACCATCACGATCAAGGAGGGCTCGTTCGCGGGCCTGCCCGGATCGATCAGCGAGATCAAGCCGGAGAGCGGCAAGCTCACCGTCCTCGTCTCGCTCTTCGAGCGCGAGACGCCGGTCGAGCTCAGCTTCGACCAGGTCACGAAGCTCTAA
- a CDS encoding YqaJ viral recombinase family protein, with the protein MLDRTAARTADLYRPGVLADLGPRSSAPAPIAVVPAVPGAEGHLARVVASSSDRIGWLRARSRGITATDVAKLSTPRSLRAAAHEKLNGSGFSGNVFTQHGRSREPEIAGWVAATHGILPSDLLFHAERDRRHLATPDGLVVRTGGRIELAEIKTTNKPFRSIPRSYLRQIWWQQYVLGAERTLFVWEQHDGFVPLHDEPECRWVDRDDTEIARLVRLAGELIDMLRDATSRPAAPTLPAPVQHTIPRAAASAPSPLTAQPQLY; encoded by the coding sequence GTGCTCGACCGTACCGCCGCCCGAACCGCCGACCTCTACCGGCCGGGCGTACTGGCGGACCTCGGGCCACGGTCGTCGGCGCCGGCTCCGATCGCCGTCGTCCCGGCGGTGCCGGGCGCGGAGGGTCACCTCGCCCGCGTCGTCGCCTCCTCCAGCGACAGGATCGGCTGGCTGCGCGCGCGCAGCCGCGGCATCACCGCGACCGACGTCGCCAAGCTGTCGACCCCGCGGTCGCTGCGCGCCGCCGCCCACGAGAAGCTGAACGGCTCCGGGTTCTCCGGCAACGTGTTCACGCAGCACGGCCGGAGCAGGGAGCCGGAGATCGCCGGCTGGGTGGCCGCAACCCACGGCATCCTGCCGTCGGACCTGCTGTTCCACGCCGAGCGCGACCGCCGGCACCTCGCGACGCCGGACGGTCTCGTCGTCCGCACCGGCGGTCGCATCGAACTCGCCGAGATCAAGACCACGAACAAGCCGTTCCGGAGCATCCCTCGCAGCTACCTACGGCAGATCTGGTGGCAGCAGTACGTCCTCGGCGCCGAGCGCACGCTCTTCGTCTGGGAGCAGCACGACGGCTTCGTGCCGCTGCACGACGAGCCGGAATGCCGGTGGGTCGACCGGGACGACACCGAGATCGCGCGGCTCGTCCGTCTCGCCGGCGAGCTGATCGACATGCTCCGGGATGCGACCTCGCGACCCGCTGCCCCGACACTGCCGGCGCCGGTGCAGCACACGATCCCTCGTGCCGCGGCTTCCGCACCCTCGCCGCTCACGGCACAACCGCAGCTCTACTGA
- a CDS encoding DUF998 domain-containing protein, whose protein sequence is MRRLLRIVRQPFSAPLLAVGWQRAVPVLLAIGTVCVLAGLTIIWAARLTFAYPVYVSELGAIGAPTAGPFAVALLLVAAGGFSIALASGHVRSSVRVLNGWAPAASLGFAAVCFVLASQVTCTANCPVPLMDPRSTAQDLIHTVSAVLGFAAACFAMLQVAFATRLPRVARFSLASCVAVALITIVGGLLAIAHVATDVGAWLELVGTTVAIAWIAVYSLALVRVPVAAGE, encoded by the coding sequence GTGCGCCGCTTGCTGCGAATCGTGCGACAGCCGTTCAGCGCCCCGCTGCTCGCCGTCGGCTGGCAGCGCGCGGTGCCCGTGCTGCTCGCGATCGGCACGGTGTGCGTCCTCGCCGGCCTGACGATCATCTGGGCGGCCCGGCTCACGTTCGCGTACCCGGTGTACGTGAGCGAGCTCGGGGCGATCGGCGCGCCGACGGCCGGCCCGTTCGCGGTCGCTCTGCTGCTGGTCGCGGCGGGAGGTTTCAGCATCGCGTTGGCCAGCGGGCACGTCCGCTCCTCCGTCCGGGTGCTGAACGGGTGGGCGCCGGCGGCCAGCCTCGGCTTCGCGGCCGTGTGCTTCGTGCTCGCATCGCAGGTGACCTGCACCGCGAACTGCCCGGTGCCGCTGATGGACCCGCGTTCGACGGCGCAGGATCTCATCCACACGGTCTCGGCCGTGCTCGGCTTCGCCGCGGCCTGCTTCGCGATGCTGCAGGTCGCGTTCGCGACCCGGCTGCCTCGCGTCGCCCGCTTCTCGCTCGCGAGCTGCGTTGCCGTCGCGCTCATCACGATCGTGGGCGGCCTGCTCGCGATCGCGCACGTCGCGACGGATGTCGGGGCGTGGCTGGAGCTGGTGGGGACCACCGTGGCGATCGCGTGGATCGCCGTGTACTCGCTCGCGCTGGTCCGGGTCCCCGTCGCCGCGGGGGAGTAG
- the rplK gene encoding 50S ribosomal protein L11, protein MAPKKKVTGLIKLQINAGAANPAPPIGPALGQHGVNIMEFCKAYNAATESQRGNVIPVEITVYEDRSFTFVLKTPPAAELIKKAAGVPKGSGVPHTTKVGKLTQEQVRAIAEQKMVDLNANDIDAASKIIAGTARSMGITVEA, encoded by the coding sequence ATGGCACCGAAGAAGAAGGTCACCGGTCTGATCAAGCTTCAGATCAACGCCGGCGCTGCCAACCCCGCCCCGCCGATCGGCCCCGCGCTCGGTCAGCACGGCGTGAACATCATGGAGTTCTGCAAGGCGTACAACGCGGCGACCGAGTCGCAGCGCGGCAACGTCATCCCGGTCGAGATCACCGTGTACGAGGACCGCTCGTTCACGTTCGTCCTGAAGACCCCGCCCGCGGCCGAGCTGATCAAGAAGGCCGCCGGCGTGCCCAAGGGCTCCGGCGTCCCGCACACCACCAAGGTCGGCAAGCTGACCCAGGAGCAGGTGCGCGCCATCGCCGAGCAGAAGATGGTCGACCTCAACGCGAACGACATCGACGCCGCGTCGAAGATCATCGCAGGCACCGCCCGCTCGATGGGCATCACGGTCGAGGCCTGA
- a CDS encoding S53 family peptidase — MTPRNTIAFHKRALGILATTTAVVALSLAGASAADAADRVIYADSVPSWATAQNDAGAAPADTTVEGEIYLPLRDQNGAEALAKQVSNPSLSGYRKALSPQQWINRFSPTKADSDAVVNFLKAAGLTITAVPASRQYVVFRGTPEQLGSIFGTSLHEFSYAGRQLVAPASAPSLPSNIGTKVSGVSLEQSRTLTRPDSIKQGDLGPSNTPQVKMKSVAPNAGPVIETPCSHYIGEHTVTVPAAYGKTSFSTYNCGYTPQQLRSAYGLSDLGKRGVNGRGQTVAIIDAYASPSIVKDVNSYSQQNGEPGLTNSSYQQLVPSPAQFTDQALCQYPSGWQGEQTLDVESVHAIAPGARILYVGGTNCGGGLDVAMSKILDNKLANIVSNSYGNVGEAVPADVIQGEVNLQLQAAGEGIGLYFSSGDNGDEVENLGYPSPDFPASSPWVTSVGGTSVAIDKKGSIAYETGWGDQFDQIVKNADGTLGYIAPLPGTRFVGGAGGGVSDVFAQPDYQRGIVPNALANGHRVSPDVAALADPYTGFQIGIRPIVDDTTLATGDYINETYGGTSLASPIVAAQIAIVQQATGKTIGFANPTLYAVKRVVPAAFRDIVPQNPPQALVYTSKISGNTYLVSLDNDTSLKTAKGYDDVTGLGDVSFSLLNFVAQGRH, encoded by the coding sequence ATGACACCTCGCAACACAATCGCCTTCCACAAGAGGGCACTCGGAATCCTCGCCACCACGACCGCCGTGGTGGCGTTGTCGTTGGCAGGCGCATCCGCGGCCGACGCCGCCGATCGGGTGATCTATGCCGATTCCGTCCCCTCGTGGGCCACCGCCCAGAACGATGCAGGAGCCGCCCCGGCCGACACCACGGTCGAGGGCGAGATCTACCTGCCGCTCCGCGACCAGAACGGAGCGGAGGCCCTGGCCAAGCAGGTGTCCAACCCCTCTCTCTCCGGCTACCGTAAGGCGCTGAGCCCACAGCAGTGGATCAACCGCTTCTCGCCGACCAAGGCGGACTCCGACGCGGTGGTCAACTTCCTCAAGGCCGCCGGGCTCACGATCACCGCCGTTCCCGCAAGCCGTCAGTACGTGGTGTTCCGCGGCACGCCGGAGCAGCTGGGCTCGATCTTCGGCACCTCGCTGCACGAGTTCAGCTACGCGGGCCGTCAGCTCGTCGCGCCGGCCTCCGCACCCTCGCTGCCGTCGAACATCGGGACGAAGGTGTCCGGTGTGAGCCTGGAGCAGTCGCGCACGCTGACCCGGCCCGACTCGATCAAGCAGGGCGACCTCGGGCCGTCGAACACTCCGCAGGTGAAGATGAAGTCGGTCGCCCCGAACGCCGGGCCCGTGATCGAGACCCCCTGCTCGCACTACATCGGTGAGCACACGGTCACGGTTCCGGCCGCGTACGGCAAGACGAGCTTCAGCACCTACAACTGCGGGTACACGCCGCAGCAGCTGCGCAGCGCGTACGGCCTGAGCGACCTCGGCAAGCGCGGTGTGAACGGCCGCGGGCAGACGGTCGCGATCATCGACGCGTACGCCAGCCCGAGCATCGTGAAGGACGTGAACTCCTACTCGCAGCAGAACGGCGAGCCGGGTCTCACCAACTCCAGCTACCAGCAGCTCGTGCCGAGCCCGGCGCAGTTCACCGACCAGGCGCTCTGCCAGTACCCGAGCGGATGGCAGGGCGAGCAGACGCTGGACGTCGAGTCCGTGCACGCGATCGCTCCCGGGGCGCGCATCCTCTACGTCGGCGGCACGAACTGCGGCGGCGGCCTGGATGTGGCGATGTCGAAGATCCTCGACAACAAGCTCGCCAACATCGTGAGCAACAGCTACGGCAACGTCGGTGAGGCTGTGCCCGCCGACGTCATCCAGGGCGAGGTCAACCTGCAGCTGCAGGCAGCGGGCGAGGGCATCGGCCTCTACTTCTCGAGCGGTGACAACGGCGACGAGGTCGAGAACCTCGGCTACCCGTCGCCGGACTTCCCGGCGTCCTCGCCGTGGGTCACCTCGGTGGGCGGCACGAGCGTCGCGATCGACAAGAAGGGCTCCATCGCGTACGAGACGGGCTGGGGAGACCAGTTCGACCAGATCGTCAAGAACGCGGACGGCACTCTCGGCTACATCGCGCCGCTTCCCGGCACCCGCTTCGTCGGCGGCGCGGGCGGCGGCGTGAGCGACGTGTTCGCACAGCCGGACTACCAGCGCGGGATCGTCCCGAACGCGCTCGCGAACGGCCACCGTGTGTCGCCGGACGTGGCGGCGCTGGCCGATCCGTACACCGGGTTCCAGATCGGCATCCGCCCGATCGTGGACGACACCACCCTCGCGACCGGCGACTACATCAACGAGACCTACGGCGGAACGTCGCTGGCCTCGCCGATCGTCGCCGCGCAGATCGCGATCGTGCAGCAGGCGACCGGCAAGACGATCGGGTTCGCGAACCCGACCCTCTACGCCGTCAAGCGCGTGGTCCCGGCCGCCTTCCGCGACATCGTGCCGCAGAACCCGCCGCAGGCGCTCGTGTACACCAGCAAGATCAGCGGCAACACCTACCTGGTCTCGCTGGACAACGACACATCGCTGAAGACGGCCAAGGGCTACGACGACGTGACGGGCCTCGGCGACGTCTCGTTCTCGCTGCTCAACTTCGTGGCGCAGGGCAGGCACTAG
- a CDS encoding PspC domain-containing protein, translated as MTSDHAARAAGPPRTERPPLARPRACVVGGVSVALADHLGWPVAAVRWVLVGTSLLSGFGILFYLWLWALTPLRPAAPDDPEERVTRLINLPWVFAAGGAAAGISSIVLVAVGSVGPGIGALVTAIVLVVAAVAWDQLMDQGSPAPAPVSATAFRMSAGAFLVLVALALSLLQGGAASGGLWLAIIAATFAGAAVLVAPWALRLWRELITERTARIKEEQRAEMAAHLHDSVLQTLALIQNRAGASSEVGRIARAQERELRDWLYADAAHAPEAEEGDLATELRDVAAALEVDHAVHFDIVSVGEPVRHAPTELAAAAREAMLNAARHAGGEVSVYVEAGAGSADVFVRDRGPGFDVDALPEGRLGVRESILGRMRRAGGSATVTARDSGTEVHLSIELPTEQE; from the coding sequence ATGACCTCCGACCACGCGGCGCGCGCCGCCGGCCCCCCGCGCACCGAGCGCCCGCCACTCGCGCGCCCCCGTGCGTGCGTCGTCGGCGGGGTCAGCGTCGCGCTCGCCGACCACCTCGGCTGGCCGGTCGCCGCGGTCCGGTGGGTGCTGGTGGGCACGTCCCTGCTGAGCGGCTTCGGCATCCTCTTCTATCTGTGGCTCTGGGCGCTGACCCCGCTCCGCCCTGCCGCTCCCGACGACCCGGAGGAGCGTGTCACCCGGCTGATCAATCTGCCCTGGGTGTTCGCGGCGGGCGGCGCCGCTGCCGGGATCTCCTCCATCGTCCTCGTCGCCGTCGGCTCGGTCGGCCCCGGCATCGGCGCGCTCGTGACGGCGATCGTCCTGGTCGTGGCCGCGGTCGCCTGGGACCAGCTCATGGACCAGGGGAGTCCTGCTCCCGCACCGGTGTCCGCCACGGCCTTCCGGATGTCGGCCGGCGCGTTCCTCGTGCTCGTCGCTCTCGCGCTCAGCCTGCTGCAGGGCGGGGCCGCATCCGGTGGGCTCTGGCTCGCGATCATCGCGGCGACCTTCGCGGGGGCCGCGGTCCTGGTCGCCCCGTGGGCCCTGCGGCTCTGGCGCGAGCTGATCACTGAGCGCACGGCGCGCATCAAGGAGGAGCAGCGCGCCGAGATGGCCGCGCACCTGCACGACTCCGTGTTGCAGACGCTCGCCCTCATCCAGAACCGGGCCGGCGCCTCCAGCGAGGTGGGACGGATCGCCCGTGCGCAGGAGCGAGAGCTGCGCGACTGGCTCTACGCCGATGCTGCGCACGCTCCGGAGGCGGAGGAGGGCGACCTGGCGACGGAGCTGCGGGATGTCGCTGCGGCCCTGGAGGTCGACCACGCCGTCCACTTCGACATCGTCTCGGTGGGCGAGCCGGTGCGGCACGCGCCGACCGAGCTCGCCGCGGCCGCGCGCGAGGCCATGCTGAACGCCGCACGGCACGCCGGCGGCGAGGTCTCCGTCTACGTCGAGGCGGGCGCAGGGTCCGCCGACGTCTTCGTCCGCGACCGCGGGCCGGGCTTCGACGTCGACGCCCTCCCGGAGGGCAGGCTCGGGGTGCGGGAGTCCATCCTCGGGCGGATGCGGAGGGCGGGAGGCTCGGCCACCGTCACCGCCCGGGACAGCGGAACCGAAGTCCACCTGAGCATCGAGCTCCCGACCGAGCAAGAATGA
- a CDS encoding GNAT family N-acetyltransferase — protein MTVGIRPARPGDEAGLAAVAAVTFPLACPPHATDEAKAEFIATHLSEERFAEYLTDPSRRILLAEDERGSAIGYTLLNVGEPADGDVRAAIRIRPTVELSKCYVLPGHHGEGVAGRLMTESLAAAAEAGAAGVWLGVNELNARAQRFYGKHGFERVGSKRFLVGDRLEDDWVMERPLALG, from the coding sequence GTGACCGTCGGAATCCGCCCCGCCCGCCCCGGTGACGAGGCCGGCCTGGCCGCCGTCGCGGCCGTGACCTTCCCGCTCGCCTGCCCGCCGCACGCCACGGACGAGGCCAAGGCGGAGTTCATCGCGACCCATCTCTCCGAGGAGCGCTTCGCCGAGTACCTGACCGATCCTTCCCGCCGCATCCTCCTCGCCGAGGACGAGCGGGGGAGCGCGATCGGCTACACACTTCTCAACGTCGGCGAGCCGGCGGACGGGGACGTGCGCGCGGCCATCCGCATCCGGCCGACCGTCGAGCTGAGCAAGTGCTACGTGCTGCCGGGACACCACGGCGAGGGCGTCGCCGGACGGCTGATGACCGAGAGCCTGGCCGCCGCCGCCGAGGCGGGCGCCGCGGGCGTCTGGCTCGGCGTCAACGAGCTCAACGCCCGTGCGCAGCGGTTCTACGGCAAGCACGGCTTCGAGCGGGTCGGCTCGAAGCGCTTCCTGGTGGGCGATCGCCTCGAGGACGACTGGGTGATGGAGCGTCCGCTGGCGCTCGGTTGA
- a CDS encoding Gfo/Idh/MocA family oxidoreductase encodes MPASSRVLPAPRHPDPADAPSLRWGVLGPGVIAGDFTDALHAHTGQRMVACGSRSAERADAFAAAHGVERAHASYEALVGDPEVDVVYVATPHSQHLEHALLAIAAGKHVLIEKPMAATADQARRIRDAARGAGVFAMEAMWTRYLPQTDIVRQLLDDGELGEIALVTADFGGRAPFDPAGRLWDPALAGGALLDLGVYTVSWASFALGAPESVVAAGSLAPTGVDEQASLLLTSPGGAQALLNTTLRAGTPSLGTICGSNGRIETDSPFWGPSGLRLHTADGSLAAHWRDPYNRPYRQGMSYEAAALARFVAEGRTESPLHPLDEAVSTLATIDEARRQLGARGVE; translated from the coding sequence ATGCCCGCCTCCTCACGCGTCCTGCCCGCCCCGCGCCATCCCGACCCCGCCGACGCTCCCTCGTTGCGCTGGGGGGTGCTCGGGCCGGGAGTGATCGCGGGCGACTTCACGGACGCCCTGCACGCCCACACGGGACAGCGCATGGTCGCCTGCGGCTCCCGCTCGGCCGAGCGCGCCGACGCGTTCGCCGCCGCGCACGGCGTCGAGCGCGCGCACGCGTCGTACGAGGCGCTGGTCGGCGACCCCGAGGTGGACGTGGTCTACGTGGCGACCCCGCACAGCCAGCACCTCGAGCACGCGCTGCTCGCGATCGCCGCGGGCAAGCACGTCCTCATCGAGAAGCCGATGGCCGCGACCGCAGACCAGGCGCGGCGCATCCGGGACGCGGCACGGGGGGCCGGCGTCTTCGCGATGGAGGCGATGTGGACGCGGTACCTGCCGCAGACCGACATCGTCCGCCAGCTGTTGGACGACGGCGAACTCGGCGAGATCGCTCTCGTCACGGCGGATTTTGGGGGGCGGGCGCCATTCGACCCGGCCGGCCGACTCTGGGATCCGGCCCTGGCGGGCGGCGCGCTGCTCGACCTCGGCGTCTACACGGTCTCCTGGGCGTCGTTCGCGCTGGGTGCGCCGGAGAGCGTCGTCGCCGCCGGTTCGCTCGCCCCGACCGGTGTCGACGAGCAGGCGTCCCTCCTGCTCACCTCGCCGGGCGGAGCGCAGGCGCTGCTCAACACGACGCTGAGGGCGGGCACGCCGTCGCTCGGGACCATCTGCGGGTCGAACGGCCGGATCGAGACGGACAGCCCGTTCTGGGGCCCGAGCGGACTGCGGCTGCACACGGCTGACGGCTCGCTTGCCGCGCACTGGCGCGACCCGTACAACCGGCCGTACCGGCAGGGGATGTCGTATGAGGCGGCGGCGCTGGCGCGGTTCGTCGCCGAGGGACGGACGGAGTCGCCGCTGCATCCCCTCGACGAAGCGGTCTCGACGCTGGCGACGATCGACGAGGCGCGCCGTCAGCTGGGCGCGCGCGGCGTGGAGTGA
- a CDS encoding response regulator transcription factor, with translation MTDQNATGADGADGGAERPIRVAIVDDHSIFRSGLKADLDDRLTVVAEAADVDGAVAAILRSRPDVVLLDVHLPGGAGGGGAEVARRTAPECPATRFLALSVSDAAEDVVGVIRAGARGYLTKGSSGGQVSDAVVAVAGGDAVFSPKLAGFVLDAFGAAAGEQAETTDELDRLSAREREVMRLIARGYAYKEVAAELFISIKTVETHVSAVLRKLQLSSRHELTAWALERKLL, from the coding sequence ATGACCGACCAGAACGCCACCGGAGCAGACGGAGCAGACGGAGGCGCCGAGCGCCCCATCCGGGTCGCGATCGTCGACGACCACTCCATCTTCCGCTCCGGGCTGAAGGCGGACCTCGACGACCGCCTCACCGTCGTGGCCGAGGCCGCGGATGTGGACGGGGCGGTCGCGGCCATCCTCCGGTCCAGGCCGGACGTCGTGCTGCTGGATGTGCACCTGCCGGGCGGCGCGGGCGGCGGCGGAGCCGAGGTGGCCAGACGCACCGCCCCGGAATGCCCGGCGACGCGCTTCCTCGCCCTCAGCGTCTCCGACGCGGCGGAGGACGTTGTCGGCGTCATCCGCGCGGGAGCCCGCGGGTATCTGACGAAGGGAAGCTCGGGCGGCCAGGTGAGCGACGCCGTTGTCGCGGTCGCCGGAGGCGACGCGGTCTTCTCTCCGAAGCTCGCCGGGTTCGTGCTCGACGCGTTCGGCGCCGCCGCGGGGGAGCAGGCGGAGACGACGGACGAGCTCGACCGGCTGTCGGCGCGCGAGCGCGAGGTCATGCGGCTGATCGCGCGCGGCTATGCCTACAAGGAGGTCGCCGCCGAGCTGTTCATCTCCATCAAGACCGTCGAGACGCACGTGTCCGCGGTGCTCAGGAAGCTGCAACTCTCGTCCCGCCACGAGCTCACCGCGTGGGCGCTGGAGCGCAAACTCCTCTAG
- the secE gene encoding preprotein translocase subunit SecE, whose product MARKVIDEPSEEIVANAKKDRAARRNPFARIALFIRQVIGELKKVVTPTRKELLSYTGVVLVFVVIMMALVSLLDWVFGLGVVWVFGNPK is encoded by the coding sequence GTGGCCCGAAAGGTAATCGACGAGCCGAGCGAGGAGATCGTCGCCAACGCGAAGAAGGACCGCGCCGCACGGCGCAACCCGTTCGCGCGGATCGCCCTGTTCATCCGGCAGGTCATCGGCGAGCTGAAGAAGGTCGTCACGCCGACGCGCAAGGAGCTCCTGAGCTACACGGGAGTCGTGCTCGTCTTCGTGGTGATCATGATGGCCCTTGTGTCCCTGCTCGACTGGGTGTTCGGTCTGGGCGTGGTCTGGGTCTTCGGCAATCCGAAGTAA